The following coding sequences are from one Rutidosis leptorrhynchoides isolate AG116_Rl617_1_P2 chromosome 11, CSIRO_AGI_Rlap_v1, whole genome shotgun sequence window:
- the LOC139877144 gene encoding F-box protein At3g07870-like, protein MVEILVRLPVKTIIHCKCVCREWLNLISDSHFINLHLTKSPQCIMFRSYLSSCEDPPIVKEGSLILLEIEEQHGRRRLYHDPIMSVDLFPAPDFEAFIVYTHGSVNGLICLFGFEYGFDDMIYLCNPITREYIILPPREIKGNIHNSYGFGVSSLTGEYKVIRVFEDSKLPLHLKVNAEIYTLGTGQWRRLGHVPNSFGYTGTFLNNHVHWLLDDHENPLENICTFNIDNETFQLFPSPPVGLEEHDGKLVVLKGCLCYAYYPGPPGTCLDFSVWVMRDYGTIKNSWQKELVINEGIYSIIQSGFGYFGYPVGSLIDATILMANSQEDLFVYHQDTSTIEKSEFAGAWTISYRPSFLKLQDFKSEIVHKFSR, encoded by the exons ATGGTTGAGATTCTTGTTAGACTACCCGTCAAAACAATCATCCATTGCAAATGTGTTTGTCGTGAGTGGCTAAATCTAATCAGCGACTCTCATTTTATTAATCTTCACCTCACCAAATCACCTCAATGTATCATGTTTCGTAGCTATCTTTCATCTTGTGAGGATCCCCCTATAGTTAAAGAGGGATCTCTAATTCTGCTCGAGATTGAAGAGCAACATGGGCGCCGTCGTTTATACCACGACCCAATCATGAGTGTGGATCTCTTCCCTGCACCAGATTTTGAAGCTTTTATAGTGTATACACACGGATCAGTTAATGGCTTGATATGTTTGTTTGGTTTTGAGTATGGATTCGATGATATGATATACTTATGTAATCCAATCACTCGAGAATATATTATCCTTCCTCCTAGGGAGATTAAAGGTAATATCCATAATTCTTATGGTTTTGGAGTCAGTTCGTTAACAGGGGAATACAAAGTTATACGGGTTTTTGAAGATTCCAAATTGCCTTTACATCTGAAAGTGAATGCGGAGATTTACACGCTTGGTACTGGCCAATGGAGACGTCTTGGTCACGTTCCTAATTCTTTTGGTTATACCGGAACATTCTTGAATAACCATGTTCATTGGCTTCTAGATGACCATGAAAATCCTCTTGAAAATATTTGCACATTTAATATTGATAACGAGACGTTTCAATTATTTCCCTCTCCTCCAGTAGGCTTAGAAGAACATGATGGGAAGTTGGTTGTTCTAAAGGGCTGCTTATGTTATGCATATTATCCTGGTCCTCCTGGAACTTGCTTAGATTTTTCCGTCTGGGTGATGAGGGATTATGGTACTATCAAGAACTCTTGGCAAAAGGAATTGGTGATCAATGAAGGCATTTATTCAATTATACAATCTGGATTTGGTTATTTTGGGTACCCAGTCGGGAGTTTGATTGATGCAACTATTTTAATGGCAAATAGTCAAGAGGACCTGTTTGTATATCATCAAGATACAAGTACAATTGAGAAATCAGAATTTGCAGGTGCGTGGACAATCAGTTATCGTCCGAGCTTTCTTAAACTCCAAGACTTTAAATCAGAGATTGTTCACAAGTTCTCGAg GTGA